GGAGTATCGGGACGTGATTACAGATATTTGTCACCGGATGGGTGTAGGAATGGCTGAATTCCTAGAGAAGAAGGTTTCTTCCATGAAGGAATGGGACAAGGTAAATTTTACATGCGTGTTTGACACACTGGTTGGATATTTATCCATCTGCTCATAGATTTATATGCATATAACTCACCAAACTGAGACGCACAAGTGCTTTCATTGCATTTTAAAGCATTTCAGACATTCTGCATGAGACATAATGTTGTAAACATCTGTCCACTCTGTATGTTTTGCTCTCAGTACTGTCATTATGTGGCGGGTCTGGTGGGGATCGGACTGTCCCGTCTGTTCTCGGCGTCCCAACTGGAGGACCCTGAGGTGGGTCGGGACACAGAGCTGGCCAACTCAATGGGTCTGTTCCTCCAGAAGACCAACATCATCAGAGACTATTTGGAGGACCAGCAAGAGGGACGGGCCTTCTGGCCGCAGGAGGTACAAACCCTGCTCTCGTCTCGTTCCTGATGCATTtccatgaacatccacactgtaaaaaataaaccTGTGAATTAGAGAGTCCCGTCATGAGCTTATTAAAACAACATTTAGGAATATTTAGCAAAAGTTATTTACCAGAATTTGTTTACAAGAAAAGTAACatgctaaaattaaaaaaaaaaaaattctgtatcaAAATCAACAGCTGTGATTGCCAGAGCTTTGCCGTCTTTCATTGTTGAAATGATAATCCATGTGTAAATGCTTATGCGTGTTTCTGCTGCAGGCCTGGAGTCAGTTTGCGGCCCGTCTGGAGGATTTCGCTCATCCTCAGCACCTGAGCTCTGCCCTGTCCTGCCTCAACCTGCTGGTGACCGATGCTCTGCACCACGTCCCGGACGTCATCGCGTACCTGTCCCGCCTCCGCAACCAGAGCGTCTTCAACTTCTGTGCCATTCCTCAGGTCTGAGTTATTTCTGACATTAGCTGAATGTTCCTGCTGAACACCAAACCTTGGTCTGTTTAGGTGGAGTTTAATGGCGCTTACAAACACCAGAGCACGTTCAGTGGGATTAGGTCTCACACAATAGTAGTGAGAATGCATCTTTTATTACAAAGTTAGCTAGTGCTAAAAGAGTGCAGATTATAGAAATTGCACACATGGTTTTAAAAGCACATTCCATGCTGCTTCGCTTTTTTTCTGTGcagacaataaaatataataaaacaaaacgaCTTACATAAATTAGAAACAGTACTAGAAATGTGATATAACCAGTTTATTTCAGTTAGCTGTGAAAATATAGTAGAAATAAAAATTCaacatacaatttaaaaataaaactacgACTAATAAATATGATTAACACAACTGAGTTGCTTaaactttaacaaaaattaaaatgaaaacataaattatacaaataaaatctaattcaaaatagaaTAGAAGAAatttttagtagtagtagaattttttttacattttttaaaagttgaaGTTGAAGTGCTACattttactaaaactgaaaatgaaataatgaaatgaatgaaaaattttttttaaacaaaattaagaagaaatgtataaaaacaacttaaaaatagaatataaaaaacttaaacttaacttattttatttcagtaatgaAGGAGAATTTCTAATTGtttagtttattaaataaaattactaaaactaaaacagaaaaaaggTAATAAACTAAACAGATGTtaaaaaacaaactaataaaaacgactacaatataaaaaaatattaatactttAACTAATATTaagatgaaaatggaaaatataaaaactaaaaatataaatacaaaggtaggattttaatttttttaaagttgaaGTTGAAACGCTacatttactaaaactaaaaatgaaataaaaagaataaaaactgaaacattaaaaaaaaatgaataaaacacaaaacaatatttaaattgaaaaatatttatatatatatacagtacagaccaaaagtttggacacaccttggacacacctttgaaccaaagttttctttattttcatgactatgaaaattgtagattcacactgaaggcatcaacactatgaattaacacatgtggaattatatacagtacaaaaaagtgtgaaacaactgaaaatatgtcatattctaggttcttcaaagtagccaccttttgctttgattactgttttgcacactcttggccttctcttgatgagctttaagaggtagtcacctgaaatggttttatatatatatatatatatatatatatatatatatatacacttattTTATATCAGTTATGAAGGCAGAATTATTAAGACTTTAATATTaagatgaaaatggaaaatataaaaactaagaatataaatacaaaggtagaattttttttttaagtttaagttgaaGTGCTTcacttactaaaactaaaactgaaataaaaagaacaaaacattaaaaaaaagaataaaacaaaacagtatTTAAAAGGAAACTAAAAaagaaacatatatatatatatatatatatatatatgtatacatgggcgacatttgactcttgagtcagggggggcaagaaaaaaaaaatcagatgtaagcattaaaacagtgccctacggtattgcagcacatcaaagcagtcaattaaagcgctgcacttcagcccgggccgatgggccctgacttttttttacagcccagggctacggcttcgggccaattttcacgtcatagttcagacccagGCCGGCATCgtgcctgttttaggcttctccttattttcataatttagacatccatcaattatggtgaagaaaaaaaaatgccgcgctggtggaaacaacacgaaacttcactttcgctttcacttttgagaccgactcagacacagtttagtgtgctttagcgcagctgaatccgcgttcaagcgcacacaataggctaaagctcgccccaagcaccggcaaaaataaataacaatgaatgtgtcgaggaaagagtaaggacataaatgaattatttattaattaatttgtgtattctgagtcagtgtcgcaaagatcctgactggCAATCTCCTTTTTgaacgcgcctttagagagaaattcatctttacggattacatgaaagagtttgtgcttttgatttgttttatttcgttaagtaataatttaaagctttctataaatgtatttattatgtctgtgaggcaagcatttcgcttcattttattaagcactcctgttcaagaaccagatggcagaaagcacataatttttgttttatttattttataaaaatgctgtaacgttttttttcgatgtattacttgtactttgtgagcaaaaatgacggataattttaaattgcttccaatgaaaaaaatgcaagtgatcacgctggtgcctcgatgtcctgcaagctttagcttccactttctgcacaaactatgcgcatatagcgcacatttatctgtaacgtttaaactaccattgttttatacttgaactgttttatatctatagattttattttaggcaagtcgtgatgatttgagaaggcaaactgatcaaacagtatgatcagtcttccgctgggcgctgttcggtaaatatatatatatttaacgaataaaaaatgctccaagcgtttttctaaatttgCTAAAtacagggttcgtacgggtgcttgaattccttgaaaatgcttgaattttaatgtagtgttttcaaggtttgaaaaatgcttggattttggatgaagtgcttgaaagtgcttgaatatgcagttgcatcggtttcatattaattcgctttcatacttaatagttattttttgttatgcttataatatgtaaaagaaagaaaagaaaaaaacagctccgCTCAAGTGTGCACGTGAGGCTGTAGTGTGATCTGCCGGTCTTTCTTGATGCGCGCCCTCTGATGGAGCAGAGCGCtagataaaacatgccagttatcaggaggttgttgcatcagtcctcgatggcatgaaaacgacaaataagaattatgtttaaaacgagaatttggggatcgcaaaattgccagcctgatgtcccggggctattgtgttttccagtcgggctgctagaatgtttcaccggactatcttaaagtagagggctcgtgcgggtcattacaaactcatcaatttagccttatcaaagttaaggccatacaaagttttaaatgtattaaatagtataagaaaaggcttaattataagtttaagagttagggacggatatacgagaatcgcgatagggctggataaaacttcaaaaggcaatgatatcatattgaataaacatacacactgcacgtttcaaagtcaaaacgcggcacggatgtctttatatgaatgtatctgaagggaaccggctgtcctcagaaacgtgtcgttggcattttcatttcatgtctgataaaactgctttaatgctgatttgtctacagccgttactaggaaaccgtaatatttcagcgctcctaaagcgccccctcgtgacagggaatgaatttgcgaatattcagctgtttagcaagattattacaaatattggcccatgtttttatgcagcaaacacataagagttgtaaatgtaaaagttatgtgctttctaaaaatctaaacaattgagacagtaatatttatgttttaaataaattatacttgatatatcaattttaaaggtataaaggatgaaatgccattgtataagatgttttgttcttgtgaaaatctgaattataaatcatgtcattttatggcttgatgttactgtacattgttcaaccccactacAGTGTTCATTTTAcctgtgcagctcttaaaaagggtcataaattgccttaaattgatatttaaaaattctgtaatACACtgtgaaaatagtgaaaaaaaataccttgatatttgtgaataggaaatcaggtaggagtctaaatgtcaatcaaaaatattttcaatgtttaaaatatggtcttttttcatttgggccagttaaattttattattaattttatagtgtctttttgactaccttttagtacttttaggctggaatgtgaaatgtatttgtgaaaatccttcaagttttagaaagttttcaagttttataattttagtttatcatatttttttacagtcattttatagcagtcattaatgtattaccatagacattgccctactccactcatacagtattacttttatttgtgcaggtcttaaaaagcctttaaattttatttttaaaatactacagatactcagtaaattatataaattatatattttaaattatataatttgtatattgaatgttgactatttatatggggcaatgttatatgcaatctagacagttgttttttaatagcacaataacatttgatttaaaatttataactcatgtatgtgaatatgtaatttgccacagtgctggaaaatcttgaaaatgtaccttgaaagtgcttgaaaagtgcttgaattttactttggaaaaggtgtaagaaccctgtaaataaaaaacgaaactaaatataaacattttgccattacatacaaaactgaactattttatagctgaaacagtaagttgttttgggagaaggggaaaatatatttttatcccgtctattgcttcaccgttatttcgagaataaacccagcgtaaatatgcaaatgtcactcccaaaacatatcagcttgcatgtgccgaaaaacaaaagtttcatacaaattctaaatggattatagcctggaaagtgcaaagcacgctccccttattatcactaaaagttcatagagatgtcacaaaattccgttataattaataaagctctgtaaactacacaattaatattttatttacatcgcgtctacactcataagatgattcacgagcgcacaaaacggcacttaataaaaaccgatcaggcgctttcagcagtgagtgaattctgacaagtgtttctaattgttcggaaacaacagatatgtctgtgattggctacattgctcaacgctgcaaaaacacgttggatagtttgccagatcttcaattgctttgctttcgtttgagggttatatagcaccgtctagttcccaagtacaaccgagcctaagcttggctaaagcagttgcagcggggctgtcgaggattccatgactaaccacagggggggcaactgcccccccttgcccccccctaatgtcgcccatgtatgtatatatgtgtgtgaccctggaccacaaaaccagtcttaagtcgctggggtatatttgtagcaatagccaaaaatacattgcatgggtcaaaattatcgatttttcttttatgccaaaaatcattagaaattaagtaaagatcatgttccattaagattttttgtaaaattcctactataaaaatatcaaaatgtaatttttgattagtaatatgcattgttaagaacttcatttggacaactttaaaggtgattttctcagtctttagatttttttgcaccctcagattccagattttcaaatagatgtatctcggccaaatattgtcctatcctaacaaaccatacatcaatagaaagcttatttattgagctttcatgtgatgtttacatctcagttttgtaaaatttaaccttatgactggttttgtggtccagggtcacatataacacttATTTTATATCAGTTATGAAGGCAGAATTATTAAGACTTTAACTAATATTAAGATGAAAATGAAagtataaaaactaaaaatataaaaaatggttattttcatttaaagtactaaaattactaaaactgaaaaaaatcgataaaaattaaaattatattaagaaacaaaaactaataaaaatgactaaaatatacaacaaaatcattgaaacaaacaaaatgaaaataaataggataaaaaaaatattatttcacctacaaagtcaaaatatcttttttttgtttaaagttgAACTTCTAAATTGACTAAAACTGACCTGAGAAAAACTGAATATAAATAAAAAGCAACTAATAAAACTATATACCAAGATGAAAGCTCTCCTGTTGTTGACTGTTACTGTGGTGGTGTCCTTCCTCTGGTCAGGTGATGGCGATAGCGACTCTGTCGGCGTGTTACAACAATCCCCAGGTGTTTCAGGGTGTGGTGAAGATCCGGAAGGGTCAGGCGGTGACGCTCATGATGCAGGCCACAAGCATGGGCGCCGTCCAGAGCATCATCGCACAGTACAGTCAGGAGGTGTGTCCTAAAACACGTTTCACAGTCCTCCATACTTGAGTCATTTACTCTGATAATCCTAAACCTGTCCTCCTCTCAAAGATCCTGCAGAAGGTGTCCGTCACAGACCCGTCCCGTGAGAAGACGCTGCTCATCCTGAACGTCATCCGTGAGAAGAGCCTGTCTCCAGCCGCGTTGTCGTCTCGCGCGCACCACATCTCTCCGGTCTACGTCTCGGCCGCCATGCTGTTAGCGGCACTCAGCTGGCAGTACCTGAACGCTACGGCCGGACAGCCACCAGGGGGTGCAGACATGCAGGGACACTGAGACGACTCCCGAAAACTCAATCTGCCAAACCAGAACGGTTGAGAAAGACACCAGTTTGGGATTTTTAGGTTTTTTCTATTTCACTGAAAGTTGTTCAGATCAT
The window above is part of the Garra rufa chromosome 13, GarRuf1.0, whole genome shotgun sequence genome. Proteins encoded here:
- the LOC141283131 gene encoding squalene synthase-like isoform X1 is translated as MAGVSGKSAVSFSVLKRSFSLRGSPRSVLTGGRRSAQEGRLMARPPHPLRTHRHPAYVCFSCQDSMSETLRTCYAYLNQTSRSFAAVIQALDGELRHAVCIFYLVLRALDTVEDDMSIPLETKVPLLHDFHTFLYQPEWCFTESKEKDRQVLADFPTISVEFRNLGQEYRDVITDICHRMGVGMAEFLEKKVSSMKEWDKYCHYVAGLVGIGLSRLFSASQLEDPEVGRDTELANSMGLFLQKTNIIRDYLEDQQEGRAFWPQEAWSQFAARLEDFAHPQHLSSALSCLNLLVTDALHHVPDVIAYLSRLRNQSVFNFCAIPQVMAIATLSACYNNPQVFQGVVKIRKGQAVTLMMQATSMGAVQSIIAQYSQEILQKVSVTDPSREKTLLILNVIREKSLSPAALSSRAHHISPVYVSAAMLLAALSWQYLNATAGQPPGGADMQGH
- the LOC141283131 gene encoding squalene synthase-like isoform X2, whose translation is MDILKSLGHPEEIINLFKYKIAGCRSVMPKLDYDSMSETLRTCYAYLNQTSRSFAAVIQALDGELRHAVCIFYLVLRALDTVEDDMSIPLETKVPLLHDFHTFLYQPEWCFTESKEKDRQVLADFPTISVEFRNLGQEYRDVITDICHRMGVGMAEFLEKKVSSMKEWDKYCHYVAGLVGIGLSRLFSASQLEDPEVGRDTELANSMGLFLQKTNIIRDYLEDQQEGRAFWPQEAWSQFAARLEDFAHPQHLSSALSCLNLLVTDALHHVPDVIAYLSRLRNQSVFNFCAIPQVMAIATLSACYNNPQVFQGVVKIRKGQAVTLMMQATSMGAVQSIIAQYSQEILQKVSVTDPSREKTLLILNVIREKSLSPAALSSRAHHISPVYVSAAMLLAALSWQYLNATAGQPPGGADMQGH